The Sphingosinicella humi genome has a window encoding:
- a CDS encoding glycosyltransferase family 4 protein: protein MTIRVLHAHSTFSLGGKEARAVRLMNAFGERAEHVVLSSMPGQFSARAAISRDIRASFPEDAPPLAGRPSLGRLFRLARYMRAFDLVLTYNWGAFDAVMAKYLFGGPPLIHHEDGFNEDEAERLNRRRNLYRRLGLSAAHKLVVPSERLERVALKAWAQPPERIARIANGIPVKDYAASPAPDAIPGLEPRKGEIVIGTVAGLRAVKNLPRLVRAFAAMREKAARLVIVGEGPECERIAAEARVCGVAGRVHLPGFLAQPSRYVGLFDIFALSSDSEQFPISLVEAMAAGLPVVATGVGDIPAMVSTDNRPLIVDREDEAAFTAALDTLAQRSDLRRSIGRSNRERAAADYDEVRMIERYAALYGEAIADLEALKAH from the coding sequence ATGACGATCCGCGTCCTTCACGCCCATTCCACTTTTTCGCTCGGCGGGAAGGAGGCGCGCGCGGTGCGGCTGATGAACGCTTTCGGCGAAAGGGCCGAGCATGTCGTCTTGAGCAGCATGCCGGGCCAGTTCTCGGCGAGGGCGGCGATCTCGCGCGACATAAGGGCGAGCTTCCCGGAAGACGCGCCGCCTCTGGCCGGTCGACCCAGCCTCGGTCGGCTGTTCCGCCTCGCCCGCTACATGAGAGCGTTCGATCTCGTCCTCACCTATAATTGGGGCGCGTTCGATGCCGTCATGGCGAAATATCTGTTCGGCGGACCGCCGCTGATCCACCATGAGGACGGCTTCAACGAGGACGAGGCGGAGCGGCTGAACAGGCGCCGCAACCTCTACCGCCGGCTCGGCCTGTCCGCGGCGCACAAGCTCGTCGTACCCTCGGAGCGGCTGGAAAGGGTGGCGTTGAAGGCCTGGGCGCAGCCGCCGGAGCGGATCGCCCGCATCGCCAACGGCATTCCCGTCAAAGACTATGCCGCCTCGCCCGCTCCGGACGCCATTCCAGGCCTAGAGCCCCGTAAGGGCGAGATCGTCATCGGCACCGTGGCGGGTCTGCGCGCCGTCAAGAACCTGCCGCGCCTGGTCCGTGCCTTCGCCGCCATGCGGGAGAAGGCAGCGCGGCTCGTTATCGTCGGCGAAGGGCCGGAGTGCGAGCGCATCGCCGCCGAGGCGCGCGTCTGCGGCGTGGCCGGACGGGTGCATCTTCCCGGCTTCCTTGCCCAGCCGTCACGCTATGTCGGGCTTTTCGACATTTTCGCCCTGTCGTCCGACAGTGAGCAGTTCCCCATATCGCTCGTCGAGGCGATGGCGGCCGGGCTGCCGGTCGTGGCGACGGGGGTCGGCGACATCCCCGCCATGGTCTCGACGGACAATCGACCGCTCATTGTCGATCGCGAGGATGAGGCGGCTTTCACCGCAGCCCTTGATACGCTGGCGCAGCGTTCCGATCTTAGGAGGAGCATCGGGCGGTCCAATCGCGAACGCGCAGCCGCCGATTATGACGAGGTGCGCATGATCGAGCGATATGCCGCCCTATACGGGGAGGCGATCGCCGACCTCGAGGCGCTGAAGGCGCATTAG